The following are encoded in a window of Microcaecilia unicolor chromosome 14, aMicUni1.1, whole genome shotgun sequence genomic DNA:
- the LOC115457169 gene encoding olfactory receptor 5V1-like, whose product MEKANLTSVTSFIILGLSSRPDLEVMLFIFFTIVYSISLVGNLIILILASVDPGLNTPMYFFLGLLSFLDICCTSATVPKMLINFLSEDKSISYRACVAQLFFFTWAMGIELLLLTVMAFDRYIAIGNPLRYCTIMNRKICIQITVVIWIIGSLNSTAHTYFTFQLPYCNDNRINHFFCEIMPLLMIACGDTYVNEIVVFTADVILGMVCFLLTCISYIFIISTILKMRTAEGKRKAFSTCAAHIFIVSMYYGAVIFTYIRPRSSLNLDKDKIVSALYAVITPSLNPIIYSLRNKEVKEAVKRILKKLVPQRVQQTL is encoded by the coding sequence ATGGAGAAGGCTAATCTAACCAGTGTCACCAGTTTCATTATCCTAGGGCTCTCCAGTCGTCCTGACCTTGAGGTCATGCTCTTCATTTTCTTCACCATTGTTTACTCCATATCTTTGGTGGGGAATCTCATCATCTTGATCCTAGCAAGTGTGGATCCTGGGTTGAACACTCCCATGTATTTTTTCCTTGGACTCTTATCTTTCCTTGATATATGCTGCACATCCGCCACGGTTCCCAAAATGCTGATCAACTTTCTGTCAGAGGACAAAAGCATCTCTTACCGTGCTTGTGTCGCCCAACTCTTTTTCTTCACCTGGGCTATGGGCATCGAACTCCTGCTGCTCACAGTGATGGCCTTTGATCGATACATTGCAATAGGCAATCCTCTACGATACTGTACAATAATGAACCGGAAGATCTGTATACAAATTACTGTCGTCATCTGGATCATTGGCTCCTTGAATTCAACAGCTCACACTTACTTTACTTTCCAGTTGCCCTATTGCAATGACAACAGAATCAATCACTTCTTCTGTGAGATCATGCCGCTTCTGATGATAGCATGCGGAGACACCTACGTCAACGAAATTGTGGTGTTTACGGCTGATGTCATCCTGGGGATGGTGTGCTTCCTTCTGACCTGCATCTCCTACATCTTCATCATCTCCACCATCCTGAAAATGCGCACGGCAGAAGGGAAACGCAAGGCCTTCTCCACCTGTGCCGCACATATTTTCATTGTTTCCATGTACTACGGTGCTGTAATCTTCACCTACATTCGGCCCCGGTCCAGTCTGAATCTTGATAAGGACAAGATTGTCTCAGCCCTCTATGCTGTGATAACACCATCCCTGAACCCCATTATCTACAGCTTGAGAAATAAGGAGGTAAAAGAAGCCGTCAAGAGGATTCTTAAGAAACTGGTGCCACAGAGGGTACAACAGACTCTGTAA
- the LOC115457170 gene encoding olfactory receptor 5V1-like, translating into METKNHTTPSEFIIMGFSSLLALQTWLFGILLVIYIMTLLGNTVIITITRLDFHLHKPMYLFLGKLSFIDICYTSTTLPQILEHLMQERKAISYTGCVIQLYFYLWFLGTESLLLTVMAYDRYVAICNPLRYTIIMNKLVCWNLATGIWIPSFLNAAIHAFFTFKLPFCSSNKLNYFFCDVPPLLTLSCADTSVNQIMLLVTSMLIGCTPCVCIIISYFNIIKAIFRISSSKGRQKAFSTCSSHLTVVVFFYASAIFTYMRPTSSYSLDRDRLLSLVYTFINPMLNPVIYTLKNNEVKKALKRLFAGKTFSSHI; encoded by the coding sequence ATGGAAACCAAAAACCACACCACACCTTCAGAATTCATTATTATGGGATTCTCCAGTCTTCTTGCATTACAGACTTGGCTCTTTGGCATCTTACTCGTAATCTACATAATGACTTTACTGGGAAATACTGTGATCATTACAATAACCAGACTGGATTTTCATCTTCATAAGCCAATGTATTTATTCTTGGGGAAATTGTCCTTCATAGACATTTGTTATACGTCAACCACCTTGCCTCAAATACTGGAACATCTCATGCAAGAAAGGAAAGCCATCTCGTACACGGGCTGTGTAATACAGCTGTACTTCTACCTTTGGTTCTTGGGTACAGAAAGTCTTCTTCTTACTGTGATGGCCTATGATCGTTATGTAGCTATTTGCAACCCTCTACGCTACACAATTATCATGAATAAACTGGTTTGTTGGAATCTAGCAACAGGCATTTGGATCCCTAGTTTTCTGAATGCAGCAATACATGCATTCTTCACCTTCAAACTACCCTTCTGCTCTTCCAATAAACTCAACTACTTCTTTTGTGATGTCCCTCCCCTGCTAACTCTCTCCTGTGCTGACACCTCTGTCAATCAAATCATGCTGCTAGTCACAAGCATGCTCATTGGCTGCACCCCCTGTGTTTGCATTATCATATCTTATTTTAATATCATAAAAGCCATTTTTAGAATTAGTTCAAGCAAAGGGAGACAAAAGGCATTCTCCACATGCAGCTCCCACCTGACGGTGGTTGTTTTTTTCTATGCCAGTGCTATCTTTACCTACATGCGTCCAACATCAAGCTATTCACTAGACAGAGATCGCTTGCTTTCTCTTGTGTATACTTTCATAAATCCCATGTTGAATCCTGTTATCTATACACTGAAAAATAATGAAGTgaaaaaagcattgaaaaggttaTTTGCCGGGAAGACATTTTCCTCGCATATATGA
- the LOC115457171 gene encoding olfactory receptor 5V1-like: MDRTEGNNLTSPLEFVFLGYSNLQNVQSFVFVMLLLTYTVTLMGNTTIILVTWFDIRFHTPMYFFVWNLSFLDICYPSVTIPKVLRNLLSTRKAISFLGCITQLYFFISMEGIEAFLLTAMAYDRYVAICNPLRYSVIMSKRLCSLMAICSWLSGFLNSLVHTILIARLPFCRSNDIHHFFCDIPPLLQLSCVDTYINEVLIFTVGGVFVGLGPFLSILLSYFYIITTILKMNSAEGRHKAFSTCVSHLTVVTLFYGTTIFMYVRPSSSYDLERDMVVSLLYSIVTPMFNPLIYSLRNKEVKRSLGKAIMKIVSSSVHAKHP; this comes from the coding sequence ATGGATCGAACAGAAGGTAACAACCTTACCTCACCATTAGAATTTGTCTTCTTGGGATATTCAAATCTTCAGAACGTACAAAGTTTTGTTTTTGTGATGTTGCTGCTAACATACACAGTGACCTTGATGGGAAACACCACCATCATACTAGTAACTTGGTTTGATATTCGTTTCCACACTCCCATGTATTTCTTCGTCTGGAATCTCTCTTTCTTAGATATATGTTACCCCTCTGTCACTATCCCGAAAGTTTTGAGAAACCTCCTGTCTACAAGAAAAGCCATTTCTTTCCTGGGGTGCATCACACAGTTGTATTTCTTTATATCCATGGAGGGCATCGAAGCCTTCCTCTTGACAGCCATGGCTTATGATCGCTATGTTGCTATTTGTAATCCTCTGAGGTACTCAGTGATCATGAGTAAGAGACTCTGCAGTCTGATGGCAATATGTTCATGGCTTAGTGGGTTTCTGAATTCCTTGGTTCACACAATCCTTATAGCTCGACTTCCCTTCTGTAGATCCAATGACATCCATCATTTCTTTTGTGATATACCTCCATTGCTACAGCTTTCTTGTGTGGACACCTACATTAATGAGGTACTTATCTTCACTGTAGGGGGAGTTTTTGTTGGCTTAGGTCCCTTCCTTTCTATTCTCCTCTCTTATTTCTATATCATTACCACCATCCTGAAAATGAACTCAGCAGAAGGGAGACACAAAGCTTTCTCTACCTGTGTGTCCCACCTTACTGTAGTAACTCTGTTCTATGGGACTACTATATTTATGTACGTACGACCAAGCTCCAGTTATGACCTAGAACGGGATATGGTGGTCTCTCTGCTGTACAGCATTGTGACCCCAATGTTCAACCCTCTCATCTACAGCCTGAGAAACAAAGAAGTGAAAAGGTCTTTAGGAAAAGCAATCATGAAAATTGTAAGTTCTTCAGTCCATGCAAAGCATCCGTAA